The Pukyongia salina genome segment AAGGCATGATAGGCATTGGTACGAAAACGCCGGACGAAATGCTTACAGTAAAGGGAAAAATTCACACCCAGGAGGTCCTGGTCGATCTCAACGGCGCCGTAGCCCCCGATTATGTCTTTGAACATTATTTTGAAGGCAGATCCAACCGAAATCCGGATTATAAAATGCCATCCCTGGAAGAAGTGGGTGCTTACATTGCTAAAAACCACCATCTGCCCGGGGTTCCCTCTGCCGATAGGATCGAGACAGACGGACTCTCACTTAAAGAAATGAACCTGCTTTTGTTACAAAAAATTGAGGAACTCACCTTGTATACTCTGGAACAGCAAAAAGAAATAGAGACCTTGAAAGAAACTGTTCAGCAATTACAGCAATAGGTATGAGCAGGGTATTATTTATATTTTTTTTATTTCTGAATTTCATTGCCACGGCGCAGATGGATACCGATGAAGATCGTTATTACTTCTATGTAACCATCAACGATTTGGGGAACCTCACTTTTTCTGATAACGGTGATGGAACCCTCGGTCTGGTTACACAAAACGAATCCCAGGAAGCCAATATCTACAATGCTTATAAAGTATACGAATTTGAACCTGCCTTTCCCGGGTCCCGCTTGGATCATCTTAAAAAGGTCTATC includes the following:
- a CDS encoding tail fiber protein, with translation MKNILVICVLLITCSTFAQRNTFKVITERKGMIGIGTKTPDEMLTVKGKIHTQEVLVDLNGAVAPDYVFEHYFEGRSNRNPDYKMPSLEEVGAYIAKNHHLPGVPSADRIETDGLSLKEMNLLLLQKIEELTLYTLEQQKEIETLKETVQQLQQ